The genomic DNA GATGGGCAAGTTTCCATTCCGCAAGCACGCGCAACGCGCGTCGCTCGTCAACATTCTCATACGACTCGTTCCACCTGCCGACTACCGAGAAGGCGGCGGTGAGAACAACGTTGAGAACCGTCTCGTTCGGCGGTACGCGCTTGGCGAGCGCCGACGAGGCAAATCCGATTCGGGGCCGGAGTTCGAAGACGTCAGTCCGGCCGAGGCGCTCACCCAGAATTGTCACCGAACCGCTTGTTGGGTGATCGAGCGTGTCCGCGAGCTGCAGCAACGTCGTCTTACCTGCCCCATTCGGGCCAAGGATCACCCAGCGCTGATCGTCGGCGACCTGCCAGTCCAGGTGGGAAACGATCTCCCGTGCGTTTCGGCGGACGACAACGTCGGAGAAATCGAGAACCTGCGTCATGGCCTCAAGCTTAACGGCCCGACGCCGCAACCTCCGCGTACAACGCGGCTGTCTGAGCCGCAATCGAGCCCCAACTGAAGTCGTCCGCGGCGCGTTGCCGACCCGCTGCACCGTACGCAGCTGCCTGATCACGGTCTGCGACTACTTCGTTCAGAGTCCTTGCAAGGTCCGCAACAAACTTGTCGGGGTTTACCGGAGTTCCCGTGCCATCTTGCAGCTGCTCGATCGGCACGATTCGCCCGGTCACACCGTCAACGACAACTTCCGGAATTCCGCCGGTGGCCGTTCCCACCACTGCCGCGCCGCACGCCATTGCCTCAAGGTTGACAATCCCCAGCGGTTCGTAAATCGACGGGCACACGAATGTCGTCGCTGCTGTCAGAATCACGCACAGATCCCGCCGCGGTAGGTGTCGGTCAATCCAGACCACTCCAGTACGAGTGGTCTGGAGCGCTGCCACAAGAGTTTCGACTTCCGCCAGAATTTCTGGAGTATCAGGGGCGCCTGCACACAGCACGATCTGCACTTCCGGTGGCAGCTGCTCGACGGCTCGCAGCAGGTAGGGAAGCCCCTTTTGACGTGTGATTCGACCAACGAAGACAACCGAAGGACGCGCAGGGTCGATCCCGAGCGCACGAAGGGCGTCGCTGTCGTAGACGGGTTGCCAAGCCTCCACATCAATCCCGTTGTAGATCACTCGAACCTTTTCAGGATCGAGAGCGGGATAGCTGCGCAAGATATCGCGGCGCATGCCATCACTCACTGCGACGACAGCTGCAGCGGATTCATACGCCGACTTCTCGATGTAGCTGGACACGGCATACCCGCCGGCCAGCTGCTCGGCCTTCCACGGGCGCAGGGGCTCGAGGCTGTGCGCCGTCACGATGTGCGGGATTCCGTGAAGCAAGGATGCGACGTGACCGGCGAAGTTCGCATACCAGGTGTGGGTATGGACGACGTCGGCCCCGGCGACGTCTGAAACGATCTCGAGGTCAATTCCCATCGTCTGGATCGCGGCATTCGTTGCCGCCAATTCGCGCGGCACTACATACGAAGTCGTCTCGGGTTCATCCCGATCTGCACCAAAAGCTCGCACTCTGACATCGAGTGAAGTGCGGAGCGCTTTCACCAGTTCAGTGACGTGTACACCTGCACCGCCATAGATCTCAGGTGGATATTCCTTAGTGACGATATCGACGCGCATGTCAAGGACGCTAGTACACGTGGGGTGAGGGGCATAGTCTTGGCGCATGCCTGCTGCCCCCAAGGTTTTCGGAATCATTCTCGCCGGCGGAGAGGGCAAGCGCCTGATGCCGCTCACCGCCGACCGAGCCAAGCCCGCTGTGCCCTTTGGCGGTCAATACCGCCTTATTGACTTCGCCATATCCAATCTCATCAACTCGGGACTTGGACAAATAGTCGTACTCACGCAGTACAAGTCCCATAGCCTCGACCGCCACGTGTCACAAACCTGGCGGATGTCTCCGCTTCTTGACTCGTATGTCACATCTGTTCCGGCACAACAGCGTCTCGGGAAGCGATGGTTCTCGGGGTCTGCGGACGCAATTCTGCAGAGTCTCAACCTCATCAACGACGAGAAGCCCGACATCGTGGTCGTGGTCGGTGCCGACCACGTCTATCGGATGGATTTCCGGCAAATGTTAGAGGCTCACATCGAATCGGGAGCATCAGCAACCGTCGCAGGCATTCGTCAACCCATCGGGATGGCGAATCAGTTCGGAGTCATCGATGTCGAAGAAAGCGACCCGACTCGCATCCGCCAGTTCTTAGAGAAGCCGCAGGAGATTTCGGGCCTGCCCGACAGTCCCCACGAAATCCTCGCCTCGATGGGTAACTACATTTTCAACACCGACGCTCTTATTGCGGCCGTCGAGGCTGACGGGGAACTTCCCACGTCGAACCACGATATGGGCGGCGACATCGTGCCTTACTTCGTAAACCGCGGAGAAGCAGCCGTCTACGACATGAAGCGCAATGACGTACCCGGCTCCACAGAACGCGATCGTTCCTATTGGCGCGACGTAGGGACGATCGACTCGTTCTTCGATGCGCACATGGATCTCATCTCGACGCTGCCGATCTTCAACCTGTACAACATGCAGTGGCCGATCCATTCCCAGCTCGTCAACTCGCCGCCCGCGAAGTTCGTCCGAGACTCGGTCGGTCGTATCGGTAACACGATCGATTCCATCGTCTCGCTCGGCTCGGTTCTCTCGGGCACACACCTCGAGCGCAGCGTCGTCGGACCATGGACTCTGGCCGAGGCTGGCGCTACGGTCACCGATTCGGTTCTCTTCGACCGAGTACATGTCGGAGCCGGCGCACGAATCCATCGCGCGATTCTCGATAAGAATGTCGTCCTCGCAGACGGCGCAACCGTCGGGGTCGATCGAGAGCGGGACCTTGCCCGAGGTTTTGCGGTAACTGAGTCTGGCATCACCGTTGTCGGAAAGAACGTTTACGTCGACGCGTGATTCGCAGACACCGAGGGTTCGATAACGTGAACTGGTGACAAGCCAAAACCACGCGCGCTTCCTCGTTGTCCTCGACGCCGACTCGACTCTCATCCGCAATGAAGTCATCGAGCTCATCGCGGATGAAGCTGGACGCGGTGCTGAAGTGGCTGCTGCAACAGAAGCCGCCATGCGCGGAGATATCGACTTCGCAACCAGCCTCAGATCGCGTGTATCCGCTCTCCGTGGCGTGCCATTGAGCGCATTTGAGCGCGTGCTGGCTCGTATTGAAGAAACCCCCGGGGTCAGACAGCTCACATCTACGGTCCATGACCGTGGTGGCATCGTGGGGGTCGTTTCCGGCGGCTTCCACGAGATTCTCGATACTGTCGCACCCGACCTCGGTATCGACGTTTGGCGCGCTAATCGCCTCGGTATCGAGAATGGTGCACTATCAGGTGAGGTCCGTGGCGAAGTGGTCGATGCCGAAGCGAAAGCAGACTCTCTGCTTCAGTGGGCCCGTGAGCACGGAGTCTCGAGAGACCAAACCTTCGCCATTGGCGATGGTTCAAACGACCTTCAGATGATGAAAGTCGCCGCCCTCGGCTTGGCATTCAACGCGAAGCCGATCGTTAAGGTCCACGCAGACCTTGTGATCGGACGCGTCGACTTGTCCGAGGTCATTGCACTGCTTCCTCGGTGAACGAGAAACCGCGCCCAGTGCGCGGGTCCGACACGTCGCGTGTCAGTGGCCCATTCCGAGCCCGCCATCCACAGGGATGACCGCTCCCGAAATATAGGCCGCGTCATCAGAAGCGATCCACGACACTACCCCAGCTACTTCGTCAGCAGTGGCAAAGCGTCCAGCAGGAATATTTCGCTTGTACTCTGCCTGCGTCTCATCGGGCAAGGCTGCTGTCATGTCTGTTTCGATGAAACCGGGAGCCACGACGTTGGCGGTGATACCGCGTGAACCGAGTTCCCGCGTGAGTGATCGAGCAAAACCGACGAGACCACTCTTTGAGCTCGCGTAGTTGATCTGTCCGGCCGACCCGTAGAGCCCGACAACACTAGAAATGAGGATGACCCGTCCCCAGCGCGCTTTGAGCATCCCTTTCGACGCGCGCTTGACGACTCGAAAAGCGCCACCGAGGTTTGTCGCAACGACCGAATCGAAGTCTTCCTCGGACATGCGAAGAAGCAGAGTGTCTTTGGTAATGCCGGCATTGGCGACTACTACCTCGATCGGCCCGAGCTCGCGTTCGATTTCGGCGAATGCCAGATCCACGCTTTTCGCATCTGTCACGTCTGCGCGCACGGTGAGCGTTCCTGCCGGACCCTCACCCGATCGCGCGGTGACGGCCACCTTCGCGCCCTGCGCCACAAATCGCTCAGCGATAGCGCGACCGATTCCGCGATTTCCGCCGGTGACAACGACAACACGACCTGAAGACACAACAACTCCTACGAGAAAATGGGTGGGTCCGCTAAGCCTACAGAGCCAAGGTTTGACACCTGATGCTCACACTGCGAATCTGAGAGAAACGACGAAAGGGAAGTCCCGTGAGCAATTCCGACCCCAACAGCGGACAGCCCGATTACAGCGCGGGTTCGCCGGTCCCACCGACTCCCCCGACTCCCGACATGTACGCACCGCCGGCGCCCTATCAAACGCCCGGCTATGCATACCAGGCGCAGCCTCCGATGAATTCAATGGCCATCATCGCTTTCGTCTCGTCACTCGTCGGAATGTTCGTGCTCCCGCTTATCGCATCCATCGTGGCCGTTATCACTGGTCACATCTCCCTCAAACAGCTCAAGAGCAGCGGTGAATCCGGGCGCGCACTCGCACTCTCGGGGACGATCATCGGTTGGGTCGGAGTGGGAATCTGGGCGTTGGTCATCGTGGGGTTCTTGATCTTCTTTGTCTTCGCCATCGGCATCGCCGCTTCTACCTCTAACGGTTACTACTCTTAACCCGTGGTAGCGGTGCACCGGCGTAGGCTGGATGCACCGTGAAACCTTCGCCGAAAACCCAATCCGCTACGTCGCTGCCGCGCGCCCCTCGCGAGGACTCTGACGCTCGAAACACGCGGTATCTCGTGATGATGGTTATTCGCGTGATCTGCTTCATTTTGATGGCGACAATCACGCCGTTCGGCTGGTACACGTGGGTTTTCGCAGTGGGAGCGGTTTTTTTGCCCTACGTGGCGGTTATCATCGCGAACGTCGGCCGAGAATCAGACGTCCCCGAACGAGAGCTTCCTGACCGAGAGCTTGCAGCGGAGAGCGAGAAGCCCACGCCACAAGCTGAAGCGCCAGCAGTATTCCGAATCACTGAGTCCCCAAAAAACCCGGAGAATCCAACGTGACAAGTGACGTGACAGGTGATGTCACGTGCTCGCGCGCCGGTTGCCGCGAGCCCGCTATGTGGCGAATTGACTGGCGCAACCCGCGAATTCACGACGCAGACCGCCGCAAAACGTGGGTCGCTTGTAGTGAACATATGCCTTTTCTTCGCGACTATCTTTCGAATCGAGCGTTTCCCGTCGAAGTCGATTCACTCGTAAAACCTGCAGGTGAAATAGCATGAGCAGCACCCTGAGTCCAGCCGCCCGCACCCGATGGCGTTGGACCGGTTACGTCGCGATCGCGATTGTCTTCGCGATCGTTTGTGCCTTTTTGTCTCACTGGCAGTTCAGCCGAAATTCCGCGAGAAGCGCGGAGCTCGCGCTCGTCGAATTGAACTATGACGCCGACGCGGTGCCGGTCGAAGAGATGATCCCGGAACCGGACGTCTTTACGGCGGGAGACGAGTGGCATCCCGTCACTCTTCAGGGGCGATACATCCAGAACGAACAGTTGCTCGTGAGAAATCGCGCACGCGGGGGTACCTCGGCTTTTGAAGTACTGGTGCCGTTCCAGTTGGAAGACGGCAGAGTTTTCCTCGTCGATCGTGGATGGGTACCACCCGGAGAAGGGGCGCTTCCGGAGGATATTCCAGAAGCGCCGACCGGCGAGGTTACGGTCACTGCTCGCATTCGCGAGGGAGAAGCCCTTCCGACATCAGGACGATCGGCTCCGGAAGGTCAGGTGCCGACGATAAACCTCGAGCTTATCGATGAGATGCTCGACGCGGACATTGATACCAGCGCCTATCTCTTGATGGATTCAGAAGAGCCGGCGCCAGCAACATCACCGAATTCGATCGATTCCCCATCCGATGACCCTGGGCCCTACCTGTCTTACGCTGTGCAGTGGATACTGTTCGCCATCATGGGATTCATCTTCATCGGTTACATCATTCGCACTGAGTTGCGCCACCGCCGCGAAGACGAAGACGAAGACGATGACCCCGAAGACGACGAGCCGGTTCAAGGTCGACCCCGTCGCGCTATTTTCACCCGTGGGCGCGATCAAGACATGGACGACGAGGATGCTCTCCTCGACCACGTGCGCTAACTACGCGAGAGTGATGAGGTCCACGTAGTCGCGGCCCCAAATATCTTCGACGCCGTCAGGCAGGATGAGCACGCGTTCCGGGTTCAACGCCTCTACAGCACCTGCATCGTGAGATACCAAAACAACAGCACCCTCGTAGTGAGCGAGCGCGCCGAGAATCTCGTCACGTGAAGCCGGGTCAAGGTTGTTTGTCGGCTCATCGAGAAGCAACATATTGGCCGAGGAGACGACAAGCGTTGCCAGCGACAAACGAGTCTTCTCGCCACCGGAGAGAACACCCGCGGGTTTCAGCACATCATCGCCCGTGAAGAGAAACGAACCGAGCACTTTGCGGGCTTCTGTCGCAGTGATATCCGGCGCGGAAGACATCATGTTCTCAAGCACAGACCGATTGACGTCAAGGTTCTCGTGCTCCTGCGCGTAATAACCGATCTTCAGCCCATGGCCCGGCTCGAGCTGACCGGTGTCGGGGGCATCGACGCCGGCAAGAATTCGCAAAAGAGTGGTCTTACCCGCACCGTTGAGTCCGAGCACGACAACTTTCGAGCCGCGGTCGATTGCGAGATCGACGTCCGTAAAGATCTCGAGCGATCCGTAAGACTTCGAAAGTCCGGACGCCATGAGCGGCGTCTTTCCGCACGCTGCTGGTTTCGGAAAGCGAAGTTTTGCGACCCGTTCGTCCTGGCGCACATCATCGAGGCCGGAGAGCATCTTCTCTGCTCGCGCGACCATCTGGTGCGCAGCAGCAGCCTTCGAAGCCTTTGCGCCAAACTTTGCGGCCTGAAGCTGAAGCGCAGTTGCCTTCTTCTCAACGTTGACGCGCTCTTTCTTGCGCCGCTCTTCGTCAGCAACACGCTGGCGGAGATAGTTCTTCCAGTTCATGTTGTACACGTCGATGATTTGACGATTCGCATCAAGGTAAAAGACTCGATTTACCGTCTCACCGACGAGCTCAACATCGTGACTAATCACGATCAGCCCACCCTTGTAACCCTTGAGGAACTCACGAAGCCACACGACGGAATCGGCATCAAGGTGGTTAGTCGGCTCGTCGAGAATCATCGTTTGAGCGTCAGAAAACAGGATGCGTGCAAGCTCGATGCGACGGCGTTGACCACCCGAGAGAGTCTTCAGCGGTTGATCGAGAATACGGTCGGGAAGCGAGAGGTTGTGTGCGATCGAAGCGGCCTCAGCTTCGGCGGTATAGCCGCCGAGTGACTCGAAGCGCTCCATCAGGTTGCCGTACCGACGCATGGCGCGATCCGCTACATCAGGATCTTCGTCCGCCATCGCAAGCGATGCCTCGACCATTCCCAGAGAAATCGTTCCGAGCCCACGCGCGTCGAGGATACGTGTCCTCGCGAGCATCTCAGGATCACCAGAGCGTGGATCCTGAGGAAGGTATCCCAGTTCGCCACGGCGCTCCACGCTCCCGTCGGCCGGAAGCAGATCACCGGCCAAAACTTTGGTCAACGTGGTCTTGCCGGCGCCGTTTCGACCGACGAGTCCAATCTTGTCGCCGTCTGACACTCGGAAAGAGACGTCTGACATCAGCACGCGGGCGCCCACGCGAATTTCTAGATCGTGCACCGCGAGCACAGTGATCGTCCATTTCTTTTAAGGGGAAGGGAACAAGAGTGACCGATGGCCAGCCCTCTACTATAAGCGAGACAGTAGAGCGCACGCTCCACCGGCATCTCCGAGGTCAGCTACTGCGGCCAAAGCCGCCGCGTCTCCCCGTACGAAAAGAAGGTGGGCCTTCAGGAAACGCTGGAGGCCCACCTTCTTTTTGATTTATACAGATTCAAATAGAGAACCCGAGTGCACGCATCATGTCTCGACCATCATCCGTGATGCGTTCGGGCCCCCACGGCGGCATCCATACCCAATTGATTCGGAATCGCTCTACGACATTGTCGAGAGCCTGTGCCGTTTGCTCTTCGAGCACGTCCGTCAGAGGGCACCCAGCCGACGTGAGCGTCATATGGATGACGAGAGCATCGTTCTCGTCATCCCAGGCGAGATCGTAGATCAGGCCGAGATCCACTACATTGATCCCAAGTTCGGGATCCATGACGTCCTTCAGGGACTCGGTGACCTCGTCAAACTTATCCGGGCTAAGTGTCGCCGTCATGATGCGATCTTACGCTTCCGCATCGACTACAGGCTCGAGAAAGCGGTCGTAACCCTCGTCTTCAAGTCGCGCTGCTAGCTCTGGGCCACCCTCTTCAGCAACGCGTCCCGCGACGAGCACGTGGACGTAGTCGGGGGTGATGTACTTGAGAATCCTCGTGTAGTGCGTGATGAGAAGCACGCCGAGGCCCGTCTCTTCTTTTGCACGGTTGACGCCTTCGGACACGATCTTCAACGCATCCACATCGAGGCCCGAGTCGGTTTCATCGAGTACTGCGAACCGCGGCTTCAGTAATTCGAGCTGGAGAATCTCGTGACGCTTCTTCTCTCCGCCCGAGAAGCCCTCGTTAACGTTGCGCGAGGCGAACTTCGGATCCATCCGAAGCCCCTTCATCGACTGCTTCACATCTTTGGTCCACGTGCGAATCGAGGGGGCCTCACCGTCAATGGCGGTCTTCGCGGTGCGAAGGAAGTTCGTCACCGTCACACCGGGGATCTCCACCGGGTACTGCATGGCGAGAAACAGTCCAGCACGCGCACGCTCGTCAACAGTCATGGCCAGCACGTCTTCACCATCGAGGGTGATTGTCCCGCTTGTCACGGTGTACTTTGGGTGGCCGGCGATCGTGTACGCCAGAGTTGATTTACCAGAACCGTTCGGGCCCATGATGGCGTGCGTCTCACCCGTACGGAGGGTGAGCGTGACGCCATTAAGGATGGGCGTGGTTCCTTCTTCCGTGTCGACCGTGACGTGCAGGTCGCGGATCTCGAGGACAGACATCAGATTTCCTTCTTCACAGTGGGATCGATGAGCACATCGTCGCCGTCGATTAAGACGGCGTATACGGGTACCGGCTCATACGCGGGTAGGTTGAGGGGCTTTCCAGTGCGCAGCGAGAACGCCGAACCGTGAGCCCAGCACTCGAGGGTTTCGCCTTCGACGAATCCGTCGGCCAGAGATATGTCGCCGTGAGTGCACACGTCTCCGATCGCGTGTACCTCGCCAGCGCTATCGAGCACAACGGCGATGGCAACACCATCGACCTCCACACGCGTGGCAGCGTCTTGTTCAAGCTCGCTCAGCGCGCACACGCGAGTCGCGGTCATTGAACGACCTCTCGTGTCAGTTCGGCCTCGATTGCCGTCATGAGTTCGGCTTCGAGCGAGTCGATGCCGATCTTTTGCACGATTTCGGTGAGGAAGCCCATCACAACGAGGCGTCGTGCTTCTTCCTCTGAAATTCCTCGGGCTTGCAGGTAGAACAACTGCTCGTCATCGAACCTGCCGGTAGCGCTCGCGTGTCCTGCGCCACGAATGTCACCTGTTTCGATCTCGAGGTTCGGGATCGAATCCGCCCGCGCACCCTCGGTCAGAACGAGGTTGCGGTTGGCCTCATACGAGTCGGTGCCGGTAGCTTCGGCGCCGATGAGCACATCACCGATCCACACCGTCCGGGCAGCAGTGCCCTGGAGCGCGCTCTTGAAGAGAACATCTCCGCGTGTCTGGGCACCCTTATGGTGCAGGTAAACCTGACTTTCGAGGTGCTGACCGGCGTCGGCATAGCTCAACCCGAACATCTCACCGGCGGAGCCTGACCCCGAGAGCTGCAAGCTCGGGTTCACGCGGGTCACTGCTCCCCCGAAGCTGACGATGGTGTGACGAAGTGTTGCATCACGATCGACACGTGCTTGATGGGATGCCGCGTGTACTGCGTCATCGTCCCACTGCTGCACCGAAACGACCTCTAGGTGAGCACCGTCACGAACGATAATCTCTACGTTCTCACCGAACGCAAGACTTCCGTGGTGGCGAAGAACAACTTTTGCCCGGGACTGCGGCTCAGCTTCAATAACGATGTGCGCGTGCGCCAGGCCGCCGTGTCCCTGCACTGTAAGGACTACTGGCTCGCCGATTTCGACACCATTGGGGATGCTAATGTGCGTCGCGCTCTTGTCCTGTTTCCAGGTCACAGCAGAAACACGGTCCTCCGGGACGAAGAACTCGCCCCGCGGCAACTCACTCGACGCGAGCCGGCCTACGTTCACGACGCTCGGGGCGTTCACCGTGATAGTGACGGCTTCCAACTCATCGGCTTCATCGCGCAGGAGAGGTTCGAGAACTTGTTGCGGGGTGTGCTTCCAGTTGACCTCGCGGCCAGTAGGAATTCCGAAATCCTCAGGATCGAACGACGTGGGACGTTCTGATCGCGTTTGAACCGGCACGAACGCCGCGGCAGGATCGATATGACCCTCCGCTGCATTCACGGGGGTCTGAATGGCAGAACTCATCAGCCGACGGATCCTTCCATGCCCATCTCAATGAGCTTGTTAAGTTCGAGTGCGTATTCCATCGGGAGCTCCCGTGCAATCGGTTCGATGAACCCTCGCACGATCATGGCCATAGCTTCGGCCTCGTCCAGGCCCCGGCTCATCAGATAGAAAAGCTGTTCCTCGCTGACCTTCGAGACGGTCGCCTCATGTCCGAGCTGAACATCATCGACGCGAATGTCGATTGCGGGGTACGTGTCACTTCGCGAAATCGAATCCACAAGAAGGGCATCGCATCGCACAGTATTCGCCGAGTGGTGTGCATTCGCATCCACGCGCACTTCGCCGCGATATCCGGCCCGGCCACCACCGCGAGCAATGGACTTCGAAACGATGGATGACTGGGTGTATGGCGCCATGTGAATCATTTTCGCGCCGGCATCTTGATGCTGGCCCGGTCCGGCGAACGCCACTGAGAGCGTCTCGCCCTTAGCGTGCTCTCCCATAAGGAAGATCGAGGGGTACTTCATCGTCACCTTGGAACCGATGTTTCCATCGACCCACTCCATAGTGGCACCCTCGTGTGCAACGGCTCGTTTGGTCACCAGGTTGTAGACGTTGTTGGACCAGTTCTGAATCGTTGTATAGCGCACGCGCGCGTTCTTCTTGACGATGATCTCCACGACAGCGGAGTGCAATGAGTCGCTCTTGTAAATAGGAGCCGTGCACCCTTCGATGTAGTGCACGTAGGAGCCCTCGTCGGCGATGATCAGCGTGCGCTCGAACTGACCCATGTTCTCGGTGTTGATTCGGAAATAGGCCTGAAGCGGAATTTCGACGTGGACGCCCGGGGGCACGTAAACGAAAGAGCCGCCCGACCAGACTGCCGTGTTCAGCGCCGCAAATTTGTTGTCACCGGCGGGGATTACCGAACCGAAATACTCTTCGAAGAATTCCGGGTGTTCACGCAACGCCGTGTCGGTGTCCATGAAGATGACGCCCTGCTCTTCCAGGTCCTCTCGGATCTGGTGGTAGACGACCTCTGACTCGTACTGAGCCGCGACACCGGCGACCAGCCGCTGCCGCTCTGCCTCCGGAATACCCAACTTCTCGTAGGTATTCCGAATATCCTCGGGGAGGTCTTCCCAGCTTTGCGCCTGCTTCTCGGTTGAGCGGACGAAGTACTTGATGTTGTCGAAGTCGATCGCGCTGAGATCTGCACCCCACGTGGGCATCGGCTTCTTCCCGAAGAGCTGAAGTCCTTTGAGGCGATTCTTCAACATCCATTGAGGTTCGTTTTTGAGGGCGGAAATATCCCGCACAACGAGGTCGTTAATACCTCGCTTGGCGCTCATTCCAGCCGCGTCGGCGTCGTGCCACCCGAACTCGTAGACTCCAAGTCCATCGAGTTCTGGCCGATCGATAAGCACATCAGACATTGCGTCTCACTCTCCTTTCGGTACCCAACGGTTTCAGCCGTGCCGGCATTCCTTACCTTCTGTGGAGTGCGAAGGGGAATACCGCTAGTGGGACCGCTCATTCGGCGCTGGCTTCGACGCGCCTAGACT from Microbacterium endophyticum includes the following:
- a CDS encoding ABC-F family ATP-binding cassette domain-containing protein, translated to MLAVHDLEIRVGARVLMSDVSFRVSDGDKIGLVGRNGAGKTTLTKVLAGDLLPADGSVERRGELGYLPQDPRSGDPEMLARTRILDARGLGTISLGMVEASLAMADEDPDVADRAMRRYGNLMERFESLGGYTAEAEAASIAHNLSLPDRILDQPLKTLSGGQRRRIELARILFSDAQTMILDEPTNHLDADSVVWLREFLKGYKGGLIVISHDVELVGETVNRVFYLDANRQIIDVYNMNWKNYLRQRVADEERRKKERVNVEKKATALQLQAAKFGAKASKAAAAHQMVARAEKMLSGLDDVRQDERVAKLRFPKPAACGKTPLMASGLSKSYGSLEIFTDVDLAIDRGSKVVVLGLNGAGKTTLLRILAGVDAPDTGQLEPGHGLKIGYYAQEHENLDVNRSVLENMMSSAPDITATEARKVLGSFLFTGDDVLKPAGVLSGGEKTRLSLATLVVSSANMLLLDEPTNNLDPASRDEILGALAHYEGAVVLVSHDAGAVEALNPERVLILPDGVEDIWGRDYVDLITLA
- a CDS encoding DUF4190 domain-containing protein, which produces MSNSDPNSGQPDYSAGSPVPPTPPTPDMYAPPAPYQTPGYAYQAQPPMNSMAIIAFVSSLVGMFVLPLIASIVAVITGHISLKQLKSSGESGRALALSGTIIGWVGVGIWALVIVGFLIFFVFAIGIAASTSNGYYS
- a CDS encoding glucose-1-phosphate adenylyltransferase, which produces MPAAPKVFGIILAGGEGKRLMPLTADRAKPAVPFGGQYRLIDFAISNLINSGLGQIVVLTQYKSHSLDRHVSQTWRMSPLLDSYVTSVPAQQRLGKRWFSGSADAILQSLNLINDEKPDIVVVVGADHVYRMDFRQMLEAHIESGASATVAGIRQPIGMANQFGVIDVEESDPTRIRQFLEKPQEISGLPDSPHEILASMGNYIFNTDALIAAVEADGELPTSNHDMGGDIVPYFVNRGEAAVYDMKRNDVPGSTERDRSYWRDVGTIDSFFDAHMDLISTLPIFNLYNMQWPIHSQLVNSPPAKFVRDSVGRIGNTIDSIVSLGSVLSGTHLERSVVGPWTLAEAGATVTDSVLFDRVHVGAGARIHRAILDKNVVLADGATVGVDRERDLARGFAVTESGITVVGKNVYVDA
- the serB gene encoding phosphoserine phosphatase SerB; the encoded protein is MTSQNHARFLVVLDADSTLIRNEVIELIADEAGRGAEVAAATEAAMRGDIDFATSLRSRVSALRGVPLSAFERVLARIEETPGVRQLTSTVHDRGGIVGVVSGGFHEILDTVAPDLGIDVWRANRLGIENGALSGEVRGEVVDAEAKADSLLQWAREHGVSRDQTFAIGDGSNDLQMMKVAALGLAFNAKPIVKVHADLVIGRVDLSEVIALLPR
- the glgA gene encoding glycogen synthase codes for the protein MRVDIVTKEYPPEIYGGAGVHVTELVKALRTSLDVRVRAFGADRDEPETTSYVVPRELAATNAAIQTMGIDLEIVSDVAGADVVHTHTWYANFAGHVASLLHGIPHIVTAHSLEPLRPWKAEQLAGGYAVSSYIEKSAYESAAAVVAVSDGMRRDILRSYPALDPEKVRVIYNGIDVEAWQPVYDSDALRALGIDPARPSVVFVGRITRQKGLPYLLRAVEQLPPEVQIVLCAGAPDTPEILAEVETLVAALQTTRTGVVWIDRHLPRRDLCVILTAATTFVCPSIYEPLGIVNLEAMACGAAVVGTATGGIPEVVVDGVTGRIVPIEQLQDGTGTPVNPDKFVADLARTLNEVVADRDQAAAYGAAGRQRAADDFSWGSIAAQTAALYAEVAASGR
- a CDS encoding SURF1 family protein gives rise to the protein MSSTLSPAARTRWRWTGYVAIAIVFAIVCAFLSHWQFSRNSARSAELALVELNYDADAVPVEEMIPEPDVFTAGDEWHPVTLQGRYIQNEQLLVRNRARGGTSAFEVLVPFQLEDGRVFLVDRGWVPPGEGALPEDIPEAPTGEVTVTARIREGEALPTSGRSAPEGQVPTINLELIDEMLDADIDTSAYLLMDSEEPAPATSPNSIDSPSDDPGPYLSYAVQWILFAIMGFIFIGYIIRTELRHRREDEDEDDDPEDDEPVQGRPRRAIFTRGRDQDMDDEDALLDHVR
- the sufC gene encoding Fe-S cluster assembly ATPase SufC produces the protein MSVLEIRDLHVTVDTEEGTTPILNGVTLTLRTGETHAIMGPNGSGKSTLAYTIAGHPKYTVTSGTITLDGEDVLAMTVDERARAGLFLAMQYPVEIPGVTVTNFLRTAKTAIDGEAPSIRTWTKDVKQSMKGLRMDPKFASRNVNEGFSGGEKKRHEILQLELLKPRFAVLDETDSGLDVDALKIVSEGVNRAKEETGLGVLLITHYTRILKYITPDYVHVLVAGRVAEEGGPELAARLEDEGYDRFLEPVVDAEA
- a CDS encoding DUF3099 domain-containing protein, whose protein sequence is MKPSPKTQSATSLPRAPREDSDARNTRYLVMMVIRVICFILMATITPFGWYTWVFAVGAVFLPYVAVIIANVGRESDVPERELPDRELAAESEKPTPQAEAPAVFRITESPKNPENPT
- a CDS encoding metal-sulfur cluster assembly factor — translated: MTATLSPDKFDEVTESLKDVMDPELGINVVDLGLIYDLAWDDENDALVIHMTLTSAGCPLTDVLEEQTAQALDNVVERFRINWVWMPPWGPERITDDGRDMMRALGFSI
- a CDS encoding beta-ketoacyl-ACP reductase — encoded protein: MSSGRVVVVTGGNRGIGRAIAERFVAQGAKVAVTARSGEGPAGTLTVRADVTDAKSVDLAFAEIERELGPIEVVVANAGITKDTLLLRMSEEDFDSVVATNLGGAFRVVKRASKGMLKARWGRVILISSVVGLYGSAGQINYASSKSGLVGFARSLTRELGSRGITANVVAPGFIETDMTAALPDETQAEYKRNIPAGRFATADEVAGVVSWIASDDAAYISGAVIPVDGGLGMGH
- a CDS encoding ABC transporter ATP-binding protein: MTQVLDFSDVVVRRNAREIVSHLDWQVADDQRWVILGPNGAGKTTLLQLADTLDHPTSGSVTILGERLGRTDVFELRPRIGFASSALAKRVPPNETVLNVVLTAAFSVVGRWNESYENVDERRALRVLAEWKLAHLADRTFGTLSDGEQKRVQIARAVMTDPELLLLDEPSASLDLGAREELLTLLGGYAQAPSTPAMIMVTHHVEEIPVGFTHVLLMRDGRIVASGPLEQTLTSDSLTETFGMNISLSSENGRYAARATS